The Streptomyces sp. NBC_00102 genome segment GGTCAGCGGCGCGTTCCTCGCCGACAGGATCGGCCGCAAGGTGCTGCAGGCCGGACCACTGGTCCAGCTGGCCGGCGCTGCCGTGCTGTGGTTCGAGCTCGACGGCCTCGACGCGTCCTCGTTCTCGGTCTGGGACATCGTTCCCGGCGTGGCGGTGGCGGGTGTCGGCGCCGGCATGGTGATCGCCGCACTGTTCGGTTTCATCCTGGCCGCGGTCGACGACGACGAGATCGGGTCCGCCTCCGGTGTCCTTTCGGCGGTCCAGGCGGTCGGTGGCTCCATCGGCGTCGCGGTCTTCGGCTCGGTGTTCTTCGCCCGGGTCGAGGCCGGTGACTTCACCGGCGGTTTCCGTCGCGCGCTGATCGTCCAGGCGTGCCTGCTGGTGGCCTTCTTCGCGAGCACCTTCCTGTTGCCGAGGAAGGGGCGCCCCGAAGAGGACCAGCACGCCGTCACCACCGGGGCGGCGGTCGACGGCTCCGGCCCCGAGCGGAATCTCGCCGTCTGAGATCCGGCCCGGAGCGTGCGCGCGGCGGCCTCGGCCGGTTGGGACGGAACGCCCGTTCCGTTTGGCCGGCCCGTCCGTGTCCGCCCGGCCGACGATCGCCCGTGGAGGTGATACCTCAATGCGCCTTGACGTGCCCGGACGGCTCAATGCATCATTGGACTAGTTCATTGGTTCTACGGGAGGTGAAGCCATGGGGTTCGCCTTCCGTATCGATCGGCGCGGTGGCGTCCCGAACTACGTCCAGATCATCCAGCAGGTCCAGCAGGCACTCCGGCTGGGTCTGCTGAAGCCGGGTGACCGGCTGCCCACCGCGCGGGCGGTGGTGGAAGCGACCGCGCTCAACCCCAACACCGTGCTCAAGGCGTACCGCGAGCTGGAGTCCCAGGGACTCGTCGAGACCCGGCGCAGACACGGGACCTTCGTGACCGGCACCCTCGGCGCCTCCTCGGCCGACTCGCCCTGGCGGGTGGAGCTCGCGGACGTGGCCGCCCGGGCCGCCGCCGAGGGAGCCGAACGCGACGACCTCGCCGCCCTGTTCAACGACGTGCTGGACGACCTCTACCTCCCGAAGGAGCCCGATGACGTTCCCCACCGGCAGCCCTGACACGGCGCTCGCGGCCCACGGGGTCACCCAGAGATACGGGCGCAGGGGCAGGAACGTCCTCGACCGGTGCACCTTCGGCGTCCCCGCAGGCGTCGTCTCCGCTCTCGTGGGTCCCAACGGATCCGGAAAAACTACCCTGTTGGAACTCGCGGCCGGCGTGCGTCGGCCCGCGTCCGGGACGGTCGAAGTCCTGGGCGGACCGCCGGGAGCCGGACACCCCCGGGTCGCCTACCTGGCCCAACACCGGCCGTTGTTCAACGGGTTCACGGTCGGCGAGATGCTGCGCGTGGGCGCCCGGACCAACGGGTCCAACTGGGACGCCGAGCTGGCCGGGCGGATCGCCCGGCCGCTGCGCGACGACCGGGTCGGCGCCCTGTCCGGCGGCCAGCGCACCCGCCTGGCCCTGGCCCTCGCCCTCGGCAAACGCGCCGACCTGCTGCTGCTGGACGAGCCGATGGCCGATCTCGACGTGCTGGCGCGGCAGGAGTTGATGGGGCTGCTCATGGCGCACGTCGCCGACACCGGCACCACCGTGGTGATGTCCTCCCACATCATCTCCGAGCTGGCCGACGTCTGCGACCACCTGCTCCTGCTCGACCGGGGCACGGTCAGGCTCTGCGGCGACATCGACGAACTGACCGCGTCTCACGCCGTGGTCGCGGTGACCGGCGGCCCCGACCGCCTCGGCGGGCACACCGTCGTGGAGTCCCGCCCGGCCGGACGCGGCACCAGCGCGCTCATCCGTCCCGCCGGGCCGCTGCCCGCCGCCTGGGACGCCCGGACCCCCTCGCTGGAGGAACTGGTCCTCGCCCACCTCACCCCCGCCGCCGCGGGTCACACGGCCGCTCCGGCCACTCTCAGCAAGGAAGACGCCGCATGAGCGCCCCCGCCGCCGCCTCGCCCGCCCTGCCCACCCGGGCCGGACGCGGTCTGCCGCTCGTGCGCATCGCCGTACGGCAGTACCGGTGGGTCGCGCTCGTCCTCCTGCTGCCGGCCGCGTACGTCTGCGCCGCGATCCTCCACCACTACGCCAGTTGGGCCGACGCCCTGGCCCTGCGTGACCATGTCGGAAGCCAGGCCTACCACTTCGGGCGCTACACGGACGACGCCCACCAGGTGACCGGGCGGCTCGTGGACGACGGCTCGTCACTCGCCTTCCGGCCCGCTCTGCTCGCCGCGCTCGTCACCGCCGTGCTGACCGCGCGGGAGTGGGAGACCCGCCGGGTCGTCCTCGCGCTGACCCAGTCGGTCACGCCCCGGCGGTGGTTCACCGTCCGCTGGGCGGTCCAGGCGGCGTTCCTCGCGGCGGTGACCGTCCCCGGGGTTGCGCTGTACCGGATCAGCGCCGTGCACGGCTTCCGCCTCGGCCTGCTCACCTACGGCGCCGAACGGCAGAACGCGTACTACACGATCGGCCCGGTGACCGTCGCCCACGTCCTTCTCGGAGTCGCGGCCGGAGCGCTGTGCGGCACCCTCCTGCGCCGCACCCTGCCGGCCCTCGTCGCGGCGCCCGTCCTCACCTGGCTGGTCGCCGGAGCGGTGGTCCGCTCCCGGGCCGTGCTGCTGGTCGACTTCCCGCTGTTCTCCAAGGTCCACGGCTTCCACCCGGGCGGAGTGGCCGGACTCCAGTTCTACGACGCCCTGCCCCAGGACAGCTACCTCATGAACGCCCTCGAACCCGGTGACTACTGGGGCTTCCAGATCGCCTCCAGCGCGCTGGTGCTCGCCGCCGCGGCCCTGCTCGCCGTCGCCGCGCTCCGCGTACTGCGCCGCCGCACCGCTCAGTACTGACCGACGCGGACCTCTCCGCCCCACGCGCTGCCGGAGTCGTCGGCAGCGGCTCCGCCCTGCCCCGCCGCTCTTCGCTCCACCGCTCTTCGCCCGCTCTTCCCCCGAGAAAGCAGCCACCATGACGACGCACGCCACCGGCCACCAGGACACCGACGGCCAAGAGGTTCGCCGGTACCTCGACGCCGTCGAGCAGGCCGTCTCGGCCCTGCCGGCACGTCGACGCAAGGAGACGGTCGGGGGCGTCGCCGAACGCGTCGCCGTCGCCCTCGCCGAACGTCCCGGGCAGCTCGCGCGGATCCTCGCCGAACTCGGCGCCCCGGAGCAGGTCGGCGCGGCAGCCGTGGACGCGTACCAGGCGGACGTGGAGGCCCCCTGGTGGAGCAGCCCCCGCCTGATCGTGTGGGGTCTCGCGGCGGGCAGCCTGGTGAGCGTCCTCGGCCGGCTCCCGTCCGGCGACGGGGTTCAGGAGATCTTCGCCCTCCCGGTCTTCTTCCTGACCTTCGGAGCCTGCGTCGCGCTGTGCCTGTCCCCGTGGTGGAGCCGGGGCCGCAGGTGCGCCGCCCTCGCCTGGCTCCTGGTGCCGAACCTCTTCCTCAGCCTCGCGATGGGGGCCACCGACAGCCACGGGATACGGATCACGCTGAGCGTCGTGTCGGTCGCCGTGCGCGCCGGAGTGCTCTGGTGGATGTGGAGCGGCCGGACCACCCCCGAGCCCGACCGTCACCGCTTCCCGCGCTGGGCCAAGGTGCTGAGCTGGATCGCCGTGGGCGCCGTGGCCGCGGGCGAGACCGTCCTGTGGGCCGTCACGCTGTAGGCGCGAGCGCTCAGCGCAGGCCGAGCACGAACATCCCGACCACCATGGCCAGCGCGAGGAGGATCCCCGCGCGCCGCAGCATCTCCTGGGCGTCGCGCAGTTCCTTCGGCGGGCGGTTGTCGGGATCGGACCAGAGCATGCGTCCGATCCTGCTCCGCCCGCCGGGGTCCTGCCTGAGTACGAGTACTCAACCACCCGAAAGCGGGACCACGGTCACTCTCGGCGACCGGGTGGCCGGGGTGGCTCAGGCGGGCCAGTAGGTGCGCGCCCACGCCGTCGGCCCCGGCAGGGCCCGCGTGGTGCGGGCGATCCGCGCCGGGTCGGACCACTGCGCGGGCGGCGCCGGCGCGGTGTCCGGCGTCGCCGCCGCCGAAGCGGCGCGCGCCCGGACCACCGCCAGGGCGGCGGCGAGTTCCTCGGGGGTCGGGTTGCCCCGGACGACCTTGATCATGGCGGGCTCCAATCCGTCGGTGTACAGCTGCGCGGGGCCTACAGCGGGATGTTGCCGTGCTTCTTCGGCGGCAGGGACTCGCGCTTGGTGCGCAGCTGGCGCAGCGCCTTCACGACGTGCTTGCGGGTGTCCGAGGGCATGATCACCGCGTCGACGTAGCCGCGTTCGGCCGCGACGTACGGGTTGAGCAGCGCGTCCTCGTACTCCGTCATCAGCTGCGCGCGGGTCGCGTCGGGGTCCTCGGCGGCGGCGATCGTGCGGCGGTGCAGGATGTTGACCGCGCCCTGCGCGCCCATCACGGCGATCTGGGCGGTCGGCCAGGCGAGGTTGACGTCGGCGCCCAGGTGCTTGGAGCCCATGACGTCGTACGCCCCGCCGAACGCCTTGCGGGTGATGACCGTGATCAGCGGGACGGTCGCCTCGGCGTAGGCGTAGATCAGTTTGGCGCCCCGGCGGATGATGCCGCCGTACTCCTGGTCCACGCCCGGCAGGAAGCCCGGCACGTCCACGAAGGTCAGCACCGGCACGTTGAACGCGTCGCAGGTACGGACGAAACGCGCGGCCTTCTCGCTGGCGTCGATGTCGAGGCAACCGGCGAACTGCATCGGCTGGTTGGCGACGACACCGACCGGCCGGCCCTCCACGCGGCCGAAGCCGGTGATGATGTTCGGCGCGAACAGCGCCTGGGTCTCCAGGAACTCGGCGTCGTCCAGCACGTGCTCGATGGCGGTGTGCATGTCGTACGGCTGGTTCGCCGAGTCGGGGATCAGTGTGTCGAGCTCGCGGTCCTCGTCGGTCGTCTCCAGGTCCGCCTCCTCCGGGAAGGCCGGCGGCTCGGAGAGGTTGTTCGAAGGCAGGTACGACAGCAGGGACTTGACGTACTCGATGGCGTCCTTCTCGTCGCCCGCGAGGTGGTGGGCCACACCGGAGGTGGAGTTGTGGGTGCGCGCCCCGCCCAGCTCCTCGAAGCCCACGTCCTCACCGGTGACGGTCTTGATGACGTCGGGCCCGGTGATGAACATGTGCGAGGTCTGGTCGACCATGACCGTGAAGTCGGTGATCGCGGGGGAGTAGACCGCACCGCCCGCGCAGGGACCGACGATCAGCGAGATCTGCGGCACCACGCCGGACGCGTGCACGTTGCGCCGGAAGATCTCGGCGAACAGCCCGAGCGCCGCCACCCCTTCCTGGATGCGGGCGCCGCCGCCGTCGTTGATGCCGATGACCGGGCAGCCGGTCTTCAGCGCGAAGTCCATGACCTTGACGATCTTCTCGCCGTAGACCTCGCCCAGGGAACCGCCGAAGATCGTGAAGTCCTGGGAGTACACGCACACCGGACGGCCGTCGACCGTGCCGTACCCGGTCACCACCCCGTCCCCGTAGGGACGGTTCTTCTCGATGCCGAAGTTGGTGGAGCGGTGACGGGCGAACTCGTCCAGCTCCACGAAGGAACCCTCGTCCAGGAGCAGGTCCACCCGCTCCCGCGCGGTGAGTTTGCCCTTCGCGTGCTGCTTCTCGACCGCGCGCTCGGAACCCGCGTGCGTGGCTTCGCCGATACGGCGCTGCAGGTCCGCGAGCTTGCCCGCGGTGGTGTGGATGTCGCTCTGCGGCTCGGACATCGGGTGGCGGCTCCCTGCCTGGTCACGGGACATGACGGGGGCTCGGTCCGCGGCGACGGGCCCGGCACGCACCCACGGGAAGCCCTCGTTCCTGTACAGCTACTGCCTCGTAGCGTATCGGCGGGCCCGTCGATCGGCAGTGCGTCCTCGTGCGTCCTTTGCCACACCTAGGGTGGCTTGTATGACACCCCCGGATGCGCTTTCGAACCGCTGGTCGGACCTGGACCGGCCGCCCCTGAACACCGCCGCGCTCCGCCGCGGACTGCTGCGGCCGGGCGCGCTGTGGACCTCGCTCGACGTGGTGGAGGAGACCGGCTCCACCAACACCGACCTCGCCGCCCGGGCCGCCCGGCCCGCCGCCCCGGATTCGGGGCGTCCGCTCGCCGAGGGGGCGGTGCTCGTCGCCGAGGTGCAGAACGCCGGACGCGGCCGGCTCGACCGGGTCTGGACCGCCCCGCCGCGCTCCGGGCTCTTCCTCTCCGTGTACCTCGCGCCCACCGAGGTACCCGTGGAGCGCTGGGGCTGGCTGCCGCTGCTCACCGGGGTCGCCGCCGCGACCGGGCTGGCCCGCGCGGCCGGGGTGGACATGGCGCTGAAGTGGCCCAACGACCTGCTGGTGACCGTGGACGGCGCCGAGCGCAAGACCGGCGGCATCCTCGCCGAACGCGCCGGGGACGGCGTCGTCGTCGGCCTCGGCATCAACGTCTCGCTCCGCGCCGACGAACTCCCCGCCCCCACCGCCGGCTCCCTCGCCCTCGCCGGAGCCGTCTCGCTCGACCGCGAGACTCTGCTGCGGGGCGTGCTCCGCTCGCTGGAGCAGTGGTACGGCGAGTGGCGGGCGGCGGGCGGCGACGCGGCGGGCAGCGGCCTCCAGGCGGCGTACGCGGCCGGCTGCGCCACGCTGGACCGGACCGTGCGGGCCGAGCTGCCGGGCGACCGCTCGGTGGTCGGGCAGGCCGTCGCGGTCGACGGCGACGGCCGGCTGATCCTCTCCACCGGCGACGGCCTCCAGCAGCCGGTCTCGGCGGGCGACATCGTGCATCTGCGCGGCGCGGCGGGCGGGCTCGTCTGACGGGGGCGGGCGCCCGGGAGACCGATTCGTGTGAATGTTCTGTCATCGTCCGGGAGTGCGAGGAGAGGCGTACGGAGAGTGAACGCGCGCCACTCCGACGGGTGAACGCGGCGCACGCCGGAGTGCGAAAGCGTGAGTTGTCACGTCCGACGCACCCGTACCGGGCCATCGAGGACGTGAGCCAGGGCACACCTGCCGTATCGTTGAGGCGATCCAGCGACAGATCGGCAGGGCAGTGCGCAGGGAACGGGCAGGAGGCGGCTGGTGACCGTCGGCGACACGGGTTCGGACGCGGGCGCGAGGCCCCCGTCGGACCCCTCGGTCCATGCCACGCCCCATCACGAGGTCGACCACACGGCCGAACCGACCGACGATCCGCTGGCGATCCGGCTGGAACAGCTGATCCTCGGCGCCGACCGCCAGTACACCCCCTTCCAGGCCGCCCGCACCGCCGGCGTCTCCATGGACCTGGCCTCGCGCTTCTGGCGGGCCATGGGCTTCGCCGACATCGGCCAGGCCAAGGCGCTCACCGAAGCCGACGTTCTGGCGCTGCGCCGCCTCGCCGGTCTGGTCGAGGCAGGACTGCTCAGCGAGCCGATGGCCATCCAGGTGGCCCGCTCCACCGGCCAGACCACCGCCCGCCTCGCCGAATGGCAGATCGACTCCTTCCTGGAGGGCCTCACCGAGCCCCCCGAGCCCGGAATGACCCGCACCGAGGTCACCTACCCCCTGGTCGAACTGCTGCTCCCGGAGCTCCAGGAGTTCCTCGTCTACGTGTGGCGCCGCCAGCTGGCCGCCTCCACCGGGCGGGTCGTCCAGGCGCAGGACGACGAGGAGATGGTCGACCGGCGGCTCGCGGTGGGCTTCGCCGACCTGGTCGGGTTCACCCGGCTCACCCGGCGGCTGGAGGAGGAGGAGCTCGGCGAGCTGGTCGAGGCGTTCGAGACGACCGCAGCCGACCTGGTGGCCGCGCACGGCGGCCGGCTGGTGAAGACCCTCGGCGACGAGGTGCTGTTCGCCGCCGACGACGCCGGTACGGCCGCCGAGATCGCGCTCCGGCTCATCGAGGCGATGTCCGCCGACGCCACGATGCCCGCCCTGCGCGTGGGCATCGCCTTCGGCACCGTCACCACCCGGATGGGCGATGTCTTCGGCACCACGGTGAACCTGGCCAGCCGGCTCACCTCGATAGCCTCG includes the following:
- a CDS encoding acyl-CoA carboxylase epsilon subunit gives rise to the protein MIKVVRGNPTPEELAAALAVVRARAASAAATPDTAPAPPAQWSDPARIARTTRALPGPTAWARTYWPA
- the mmpB gene encoding morphogenic membrane protein MmpB, whose amino-acid sequence is MLWSDPDNRPPKELRDAQEMLRRAGILLALAMVVGMFVLGLR
- a CDS encoding biotin--[acetyl-CoA-carboxylase] ligase translates to MTPPDALSNRWSDLDRPPLNTAALRRGLLRPGALWTSLDVVEETGSTNTDLAARAARPAAPDSGRPLAEGAVLVAEVQNAGRGRLDRVWTAPPRSGLFLSVYLAPTEVPVERWGWLPLLTGVAAATGLARAAGVDMALKWPNDLLVTVDGAERKTGGILAERAGDGVVVGLGINVSLRADELPAPTAGSLALAGAVSLDRETLLRGVLRSLEQWYGEWRAAGGDAAGSGLQAAYAAGCATLDRTVRAELPGDRSVVGQAVAVDGDGRLILSTGDGLQQPVSAGDIVHLRGAAGGLV
- a CDS encoding acyl-CoA carboxylase subunit beta, producing the protein MSEPQSDIHTTAGKLADLQRRIGEATHAGSERAVEKQHAKGKLTARERVDLLLDEGSFVELDEFARHRSTNFGIEKNRPYGDGVVTGYGTVDGRPVCVYSQDFTIFGGSLGEVYGEKIVKVMDFALKTGCPVIGINDGGGARIQEGVAALGLFAEIFRRNVHASGVVPQISLIVGPCAGGAVYSPAITDFTVMVDQTSHMFITGPDVIKTVTGEDVGFEELGGARTHNSTSGVAHHLAGDEKDAIEYVKSLLSYLPSNNLSEPPAFPEEADLETTDEDRELDTLIPDSANQPYDMHTAIEHVLDDAEFLETQALFAPNIITGFGRVEGRPVGVVANQPMQFAGCLDIDASEKAARFVRTCDAFNVPVLTFVDVPGFLPGVDQEYGGIIRRGAKLIYAYAEATVPLITVITRKAFGGAYDVMGSKHLGADVNLAWPTAQIAVMGAQGAVNILHRRTIAAAEDPDATRAQLMTEYEDALLNPYVAAERGYVDAVIMPSDTRKHVVKALRQLRTKRESLPPKKHGNIPL
- a CDS encoding adenylate/guanylate cyclase domain-containing protein, whose protein sequence is MTVGDTGSDAGARPPSDPSVHATPHHEVDHTAEPTDDPLAIRLEQLILGADRQYTPFQAARTAGVSMDLASRFWRAMGFADIGQAKALTEADVLALRRLAGLVEAGLLSEPMAIQVARSTGQTTARLAEWQIDSFLEGLTEPPEPGMTRTEVTYPLVELLLPELQEFLVYVWRRQLAASTGRVVQAQDDEEMVDRRLAVGFADLVGFTRLTRRLEEEELGELVEAFETTAADLVAAHGGRLVKTLGDEVLFAADDAGTAAEIALRLIEAMSADATMPALRVGIAFGTVTTRMGDVFGTTVNLASRLTSIASKDAVLVDGAFAEELIRTGDSPESEARAAEEAAAAAERARIAEKEGRTPADEPPLPAYRFQLQPMWQRPVRGLGVVEPWMLTRRAPRGGGR
- a CDS encoding ABC transporter ATP-binding protein, translating into MTFPTGSPDTALAAHGVTQRYGRRGRNVLDRCTFGVPAGVVSALVGPNGSGKTTLLELAAGVRRPASGTVEVLGGPPGAGHPRVAYLAQHRPLFNGFTVGEMLRVGARTNGSNWDAELAGRIARPLRDDRVGALSGGQRTRLALALALGKRADLLLLDEPMADLDVLARQELMGLLMAHVADTGTTVVMSSHIISELADVCDHLLLLDRGTVRLCGDIDELTASHAVVAVTGGPDRLGGHTVVESRPAGRGTSALIRPAGPLPAAWDARTPSLEELVLAHLTPAAAGHTAAPATLSKEDAA
- a CDS encoding GntR family transcriptional regulator, with amino-acid sequence MGFAFRIDRRGGVPNYVQIIQQVQQALRLGLLKPGDRLPTARAVVEATALNPNTVLKAYRELESQGLVETRRRHGTFVTGTLGASSADSPWRVELADVAARAAAEGAERDDLAALFNDVLDDLYLPKEPDDVPHRQP